From Pseudoramibacter sp.:
CTATGAATTTTTATCAGATTAATGATCAGTTTCGATTTGTCGATATGCCAGGCTACGGATATGCAAAGGTATCCCGTAAAGAGCAGGAAAAATGGGGAGAGATGATCGAAAATTATCTTTTAAATCGAGATAATCTTAGAATTGTTTTTTTATTAGTCGACAGTCGTCATGAGCCGACAGAAGATGATAAGTTAATGTATAATTGGCTGAAATACTATCATTTGCCGACACAAATAATACTAACAAAATTTGATAAATTATCTGCTTCTCGAAAGAAAAGGGCCATTAAACAGCTGATTAATATATTGAGTATAGAGCCAAAATATGTTTTGCCATTTTCATCTGTGACGAAAGATGGTTTTGATGCATGCTGGCAAATCATTCAGGACAGTATATCTCATGAATAGTGGGGTCAAACAGCTTGGCGAAGAGACTGTGCGCAGTATTGCTTCTCAGTTTAATATCCCAATTGTTGGCATTATTGATCCTGATCCTGTCATTGAGATGCTCCCTTATTCAAAGAAAAGAAGAGAAGAGAATCATGGGTTGATACCTTATGTGAGAACCAAGGATTTTCTTCGCATAGATTATCAGTCTGTTATGGCTGATGTAAAGTCAATTATTGTGATTGGTGTGCCTTATCCGTTAATATCAAAAAAGATTAATAATTTTGACCATTTTGCATATTTATCATCTGTGGCTTGCGGAATGGATTATCATCAAACTGTGATGAGAAAAATGGATGCCCTTTGTGAAGCAATTTCGAAGCAATTTGGGAATGCAATTCATTTTAAAAAATTTGTTGATAACAGTCGTTTAATGGATAAAGCCTCTGCCTGGAAAGCGGGATTGGGTTTTTTTGGGAAAAATAATTTGTTAATTAATCCCTATTATGGTTCGGCGTGGAATATTGGTCAAATTCTATTAGATAAAAAAATTTTGCATCATAAAGCTGTCCCGCTAAAAAATCAATGCGGGCGTTGTAGAAAGTGCCTTGAATCCTGTCCCAATCATGCGTTGGGGGATCAAGGTTTTCAGTTATTTTATGAACGCTGCATTTCATATTTGACTCAAAAAAAGAAATTAACAACAGATCAAGAGAAAAGAATTCAATATTTTCTGTATGGGTGTGATATTTGCCAATGGGTCTGCCCCTTTAATCATCGCGCTGACAAAATTTCCGGTCAGGAAAGTATTGTCTCCCTCGATGATATACTAAATCAGTCTGAAAAAGAGATCAGGGCACATTATGTCAATCATTCGCTTTCATGGCAGCCGCCTTCAATATTGATAAGAAACGCGCGAATATTAAAAAAACGCTGTGATGAGAATAATAAATGATATAATAACAGACGATATTAATGATTAGGAGAAAATTTATGATAAGAGTTCGCTTTGCGCCGAGTCCAACTGGAAATGTTCATGTCGGAAGTTTAAGAACGGCGTTATATAACTATTTATTTGCCAAACAAAATAAAGGTACTTTTGTACTGCGCTTGGAAGATACTGACCGTACACGTTATCAAGAGGGTTCTGTAGAAAATTTATTACATGCTTTATATACAACAGGTGTGATTCCAGATGAAGGCCTGCAGCTTGAAAATGGTCAGCCCGTAGAAAAAGGAGAGTATGGTCCGTATATACAATCAGAAAGATTAAGTATATACAAGAAATATATTCAGAAACTGCTTGATGAAGGCAAGGCTTATTATTGCTTTTGCAGTAAGGAAAGACTTTCCCGTTTACGGGACGAACAAAGAGCGGCGGGAGAAACACCGCGGTATGATGGCCATTGCAGAAATTTAACACCAGAAGAAGTTCAGGAAAAAATTGATGCCGGAGAACCCTATGTCATCCGGTTAAAACTTCCAGAAAATACAGATATTTCTTTTAACGATGTTGTCAGAGGAAAAATCACAATCAATACAAAGGAAATGGACGATCAGGTATTGATTAAAGAAGACGGCTTTCCGACCTATCATTTTGCCGTTGTGATTGATGATCACTTGATGAAGATTACGCATGTAATCAGAGGAGAAGAATGGCTGCCTTCGACACCGAAACATGTATATTTATATCAATGTTTTGGATGGGAACCTCCAACGTTTGTTCATTTATCTAA
This genomic window contains:
- the yihA gene encoding ribosome biogenesis GTP-binding protein YihA/YsxC, whose product is MKINKAEIIISAVSEAQYPKDALPEIVLLGRSNVGKSSLINTLINRQHLARTSSRPGKTQTMNFYQINDQFRFVDMPGYGYAKVSRKEQEKWGEMIENYLLNRDNLRIVFLLVDSRHEPTEDDKLMYNWLKYYHLPTQIILTKFDKLSASRKKRAIKQLINILSIEPKYVLPFSSVTKDGFDACWQIIQDSISHE
- a CDS encoding epoxyqueuosine reductase; the protein is MNSGVKQLGEETVRSIASQFNIPIVGIIDPDPVIEMLPYSKKRREENHGLIPYVRTKDFLRIDYQSVMADVKSIIVIGVPYPLISKKINNFDHFAYLSSVACGMDYHQTVMRKMDALCEAISKQFGNAIHFKKFVDNSRLMDKASAWKAGLGFFGKNNLLINPYYGSAWNIGQILLDKKILHHKAVPLKNQCGRCRKCLESCPNHALGDQGFQLFYERCISYLTQKKKLTTDQEKRIQYFLYGCDICQWVCPFNHRADKISGQESIVSLDDILNQSEKEIRAHYVNHSLSWQPPSILIRNARILKKRCDENNK